TCTGCGGGGCGCTCGGCACCGACGACCTGTGTCACACCAGCACCTCGCGACGGGTCATCGACCTCGAGTTCGAGAAGCGGCTCGTGTCTGGCGGCGACGAGCGCCTCTCGCTGACGCGCGACCGGATCATCGGACTGACGGGCGGAGACAACGCCATCTACCTGGAGTACATCTTCACCCGCGCGGACGAGAGAGCCATGCCGGAGCTCAGTGCGCTGACCGACAGCATCATCATCGACGTCTTCGAGGCCTTCCCCGAGATCGACTCGCTCTACCTCCGACGTTGCACGAGCGACACCTTCACTGATACGATAGTCTCCCGGTAGTCGTTCACACGAGACAGTACGCGTCCACGGGAGAAAGCCATGCGGCTCATCCTCACAGGTCTGGCGTGCGCGCTCGCCGCGCTCTGTCTTCCGCTCCCCGCGCCGGCCGGTGAAGGCGCCGAAGAGGACCCCTTCATCACCGTCGAGGGACGGGAGTTCGTCGACCTCTGCTTCGAGAACGGCGGCTGTCTGGGCCCCTCAGCCAACCTCTATTACAATCGGGTCGACGGGCTTCTGTTCTACATGGGACTCGAGTACCGGGCCGACCGTCTGCTGCATCCGCGCATGCGGGCGCTTCTGGGATGGCCGTCGGCGCGGGACGACGAGTACTACCGGTTCGAGATCGAGCAGCCCATCTGGTCGCCCGATGGCTTCTCTGTGGGCGTCGAGCTCTACGAGAAGACCGCCTGGTCGGACGACGACGACGAGTTCGTTTCGGACTTCGGGAACAACTTCCGGGCGTTCTTCCTGCGAAGGGACTACCGTGATTACTGGCGCGCCGACGGCGTGACCCTCTTCGCGCAGCACCATGCGACGCCGGAGCTCACGCTTCGCGTCGAGTACAGGAACGATCTCATAACGACCCTGCACGCGAAGGAGAGCGTCTGGACGGCCTTCGACCGCGACGACGAATGGCGCGAGAACCCACCGCTCGCCGTCGGGATCCTCGACGCCCAACGCGAGTTCGAGGGCAGGATGCGCAGCGTCTACACGTCGGTCGTCTACGACTCCAGGAACCGCTACAGCCACACGGGCTGGCGGGGCCGCTTCTTCGTCGAGGTCGCGCCGGAGGGGCTCGAGGGGGACTACGAGTTCCGCCGGTACTGGGCCGACGCCGAGTGGCTCACGCGGCTCACCTCGACCCAGACGATGACGTTCCAGGGACGCTGGGGCATCGGAAGCGGGACCGATTTCCCTTCGAACAGGCTGTTCCATCTCGGTGGCGAGCACGACCTCCGGGGCTACGAGCTCAAGGAGTTCTCGGGAAAGGACCTGCTCTTCGGCCGGATCGAGTACGGCATCAGGATACGGCCGGCGCTGAAGACGATATTCTTCGTCGACGGCGGCGAGACCTCGTACGCGGCCGACACCCCGGAGGCCGACGACTCGGACGGTTTCGTCTGGGACGTCGGTATCGGCTTCCGCTTCGACGCGCCGGGTTTGGGCGACATACGGCTGGACTTCGCTCGGCCGGTCACGGACGAGGAGCGCGACATACAGGTCGATTTCGAGATGTACTACTAGCGCGGCACGCCTCCCTCCCGCCTGACCAGGGGAGGCTCATTCCAGACAGGCGCGGCACGCTTCACATCGGGCTCGTGCGAGCCCCGAGTCGGACAGGTACGACCGGGACGCGCGGCGGTCGGCCAGGAAACCGTAAGGAGGAGAAGACGATGAGAGGGATCATGGTGGCAGCCGCCGTGCTTCTGGCAGTGGCCCCGGGGCACGCTCAGTTCGTCGACGACGTGTGGGTGCACGAGGGCGCGTCGGTTGCCTATTCGGATAACGCGTCCGCGGTCTTCGTGAACCCGGCCGGGCTCGGCATGTACAACGAGTCGAACGCGTGGAGCACGGTCTCGATGGTCGGCGACGACGTCGCGCGCTTCGGCGGCGCGATGAAGCTCGGCGGCCTCGGCATCGGATACCGGCGCGATCTCATGTGGGAGGAGGCCGACGGCGGTCTCCGGCCCGGAGACGACGCGGTCGACACGGCCGTCATCGGGGTGGGTTTCGGCGAGAGCCGCGTGTGGAGCGTCGGACTCGATTACCGCTGGATCCGTCCGAACTACGGAGACGAGG
This sequence is a window from Candidatus Effluviviaceae Genus V sp.. Protein-coding genes within it:
- a CDS encoding BamA/TamA family outer membrane protein; translation: MRLILTGLACALAALCLPLPAPAGEGAEEDPFITVEGREFVDLCFENGGCLGPSANLYYNRVDGLLFYMGLEYRADRLLHPRMRALLGWPSARDDEYYRFEIEQPIWSPDGFSVGVELYEKTAWSDDDDEFVSDFGNNFRAFFLRRDYRDYWRADGVTLFAQHHATPELTLRVEYRNDLITTLHAKESVWTAFDRDDEWRENPPLAVGILDAQREFEGRMRSVYTSVVYDSRNRYSHTGWRGRFFVEVAPEGLEGDYEFRRYWADAEWLTRLTSTQTMTFQGRWGIGSGTDFPSNRLFHLGGEHDLRGYELKEFSGKDLLFGRIEYGIRIRPALKTIFFVDGGETSYAADTPEADDSDGFVWDVGIGFRFDAPGLGDIRLDFARPVTDEERDIQVDFEMYY